From one Lycium ferocissimum isolate CSIRO_LF1 chromosome 5, AGI_CSIRO_Lferr_CH_V1, whole genome shotgun sequence genomic stretch:
- the LOC132055483 gene encoding exportin-2, protein MEWNTETAQFLSQCFLNTLSPLPEPRRQAENALSEASDRPNYGLVVLHLVAEPSVDEQIRQSAAVNFKNHLKARWAPSPPREPNVPAQNPISDPEKALIKSLIVSLMLKSSPKIQSQLSEALAVIGKHDFPKAWESLLPELVANLDSLTRGNDYVSVNGVLATINSLFKKFRYQFKTNELLLDLKYCLDNFAKPLLEVFKRTVSLIDQAVASGANASTLKLYVESQRLCCRIFYSLNFQELPEFFEDHMDEWMIEFKKYLTVKYPVLEDSGNDGLAVVDGLRAAVCENIGLYMEKEEELFQKYLSGFVEAVWSLLVVSSASSSRERLTVTAIKFLTTVSTSVHHTLFERDDILEQICQSIVIPNVMLRDEDEELFEMNYIEFIRRDMEGSDLDTRRRIACELLKGIGMHYKDKVTAKVSLQIKNCLGLFSQNPDANWKYKDCAIYLVVSLATKKAGGSSVSTDLVDVENFFGSVIVPELQSRDVSAFPMLKAGALKFFTMFRNQLPKAVAMALLPDVVRFLTSESNVVHSYAASCIEKLLLVKDDGTRARYTAADISPFLLVLMTNLFSAMEKPESEENQYIMKCIMRVLGAAEISRDVASACITGLTNVLTRVCQNPKNPVFNHYLFESVAVLIRRACERDPTLISAFEGSLFPSLQMVLANDVSEFFPYAFQLLAQLVELNRPPLPQHYVQIFEILLLPESWKKSANVPALVRLLQAFLRKAPHELNQQGRLSNVLGIFNTLISSPSTDDQGFYVLNTVIENLGYDVISPFVGHIWVSLFNRLQHGRTVKFLKNLVIFMSFFLVKHGLQNLVVSMNAVQKDVFQTIVEQFWVPNLMLITGSVELKLTSVASTKLICESSTLLDSKVRGKMLDSIVTLLSRPEEERVSEEPEVPDFGETVGYNATFVHLYNAGKKEEDPLKEVNDPKQYLVASLANLAALSPGTYPQLIRENVEAANQAALLQLCSSYNLSIV, encoded by the coding sequence ATGGAATGGAACACTGAAACCGCACAATTCCTCTCGCAATGCTTCCTCAACACACTCTCTCCGTTACCCGAACCACGCCGTCAAGCTGAAAATGCACTTTCCGAAGCTTCCGATAGACCTAACTATGGACTTGTAGTTCTTCATTTAGTAGCTGAACCTTCCGTTGACGAACAGATCCGTCAATCTGCTGCCGttaactttaaaaatcatttaaaagcccGTTGGGCGCCGTCCCCACCTAGAGAGCCCAATGTTCCGGCCCAAAACCCGATATCCGACCCGGAAAAAGCACTCATTAAGAGCTTAATTGTTTCACTTATGCTTAAGTCTTCACCTAAGATACAGTCACAGTTAAGTGAGGCGTTGGCGGTTATTGGGAAACATGATTTCCCGAAAGCGTGGGAGAGTTTGTTGCCTGAGCTTGTTGCGAATCTCGATAGTTTAACGCGAGGGAATGATTATGTTTCTGTTAACGGTGTGTTGGCTACGATTAATTCGTTGTTTAAGAAGTTTAGGTATCAGTTTAAGACGAATGAGTTGCTTCTTGATTTGAAATACTGTCTTGATAACTTTGCGAAGCCGCTTTTGGAAGTGTTTAAACGGACTGTTAGTTTGATCGATCAGGCTGTCGCGTCTGGTGCAAATGCTTCGACGCTTAAGTTGTATGTAGAGTCTCAGAGGTTGTGCTGTAGGATATTTTATTCCTTGAATTTTCAAGAGTTGCCCGAGTTTTTCGAGGATCATATGGATGAGTGGATGATTGAGTTTAAGAAGTATCTTACTGTGAAGTACCCCGTGCTTGAGGATAGTGGGAATGATGGCCTTGCTGTTGTTGATGGGTTGCGTGCTGCGGTTTGTGAAAATATTGGTCTTTATatggagaaggaggaggaaTTGTTTCAAAAGTATTTAAGCGGGTTTGTGGAGGCTGTATGGAGTCTTCTTGTGGTTTCGTCTGCATCGTCTAGTAGGGAACGACTTACTGTTACTGCAATCAAGTTTTTAACCACTGTTAGTACTAGTGTTCATCATACTTTGTTTGAAAGAGATGACATTTTGGAACAGATTTGCCAGAGTATTGTTATTCCCAATGTAATGCTGAGGGACGAGGATGAGGAGTTGTTTGAAATGAACTATATTGAGTTTATTAGAAGGGATATGGAAGGGAGTGATCTTGACACGAGGAGGAGGATTGCATGTGAACTACTCAAGGGCATTGGCATGCATTACAAAGATAAGGTCACGGCTAAGGTTTCCCTTCAGATAAAAAATTGTCTGGGCTTGTTTTCTCAGAATCCAGACGCAAATTGGAAATATAAGGATTGCGCTATCTATTTGGTTGTCTCACTTGCCACTAAAAAGGCAGGTGGTAGTTCAGTATCAACTGATCTTGTGGATGTTGAGAACTTTTTCGGGTCAGTTATTGTACCAGAGTTGCAAAGTAGGGATGTGAGTGCTTTTCCAATGTTGAAGGCAGGTGCATTGAAGTTCTTTACTATGTTCAGAAATCAGCTGCCAAAGGCTGTTGCTATGGCATTACTTCCAGATGTTGTGCGCTTCCTTACTTCAGAGTCAAATGTGGTTCATTCTTATGCTGCGAGTTGCATTGAGAAACTGTTGCTTGTCAAAGATGATGGGACACGAGCAAGATATACAGCGGCAGATATTAGTCCTTTTTTGCTAGTGTTGATGACTAACCTTTTTAGTGCCATGGAGAAGCCAGAATCGGAGGAGAATCAATATATAATGAAGTGTATCATGCGAGTGCTTGGAGCTGCTGAAATTTCTCGTGATGTTGCCTCAGCTTGCATAACTGGTCTGACAAATGTTCTCACCAGAGTCTGCCAGAACCCCAAGAATCCCGTTTTCAACCATTATCTCTTTGAATCAGTAGCTGTTCTTATTAGGAGAGCCTGTGAGAGGGATCCTACTCTTATATCTGCTTTTGAAGGTAGCCTTTTCCCTAGCCTCCAGATGGTCTTAGCTAATGATGTGAGCGAATTCTTTCCTTATGCATTTCAGCTGTTGGCTCAGCTTGTTGAGTTGAATAGACCTCCTTTACCTCAGCACTACGTGCAGATTTTTGAGATTCTCCTTTTACCTGAGTCATGGAAAAAGTCCGCAAATGTTCCAGCTCTTGTCCGATTGCTCCAAGCATTCCTTCGGAAGGCACCCCATGAGCTTAACCAGCAGGGCAGGCTGTCCAATGTTCTGGGTATTTTCAATACACTGATTTCATCTCCCAGCACAGATGACCAAGGTTTTTATGTGCTCAACACGGTTATTGAAAATCTTGGGTACGATGTAATATCACCTTTTGTGGGCCACATTTGGGTTTCACTTTTTAATCGGCTGCAGCATGGCAGAACAGTGAAGTTTCTGAAGAATCTTGTGATATTTATGTCTTTTTTCTTGGTCAAGCATGGGTTACAGAATCTCGTGGTTTCAATGAATGCTGTTCAGAAGGATGTATTTCAGACCATTGTGGAGCAATTTTGGGTACCTAACCTCATGCTAATCACAGGATCTGTTGAACTCAAGCTGACTTCAGTTGCTTCAACTAAACTAATATGTGAATCTTCAACATTATTGGATTCCAAGGTTCGGGGCAAAATGCTTGACAGTATTGTTACTCTTCTCTCTAGACCGGAGGAAGAGAGAGTGTCGGAGGAGCCAGAAGTTCCGGACTTTGGGGAGACTGTGGGTTATAATGCTACTTTTGTTCATCTTTATAATGCTGGGAAGAAAGAAGAGGACCCTTTGAAGGAAGTGAATGACCCAAAGCAATATTTGGTGGCTTCCTTGGCGAATCTTGCTGCTCTTTCCCCTGGAACATATCCACAGCTTATTAGAGAAAATGTTGAGGCAGCAAATCAAGCAGCACTCCTTCAGCTCTGCAGCTCCTATAATCTCTCAATAGTTTGA